A window of Fictibacillus halophilus contains these coding sequences:
- a CDS encoding b(o/a)3-type cytochrome-c oxidase subunit 1, which produces MIDRRDASLSLSFLTVSFVSLLIGAIAGLLQTFVRSGAFELPFSIGYYQLLTAHGVLLALIFTTFFILGFLYAGISKTMGTLYDVPRRTGWLGFVMMTFGTILATVFILLNKATVLYTFYAPLQASPWFYVALVHVVVGSWLCAFSMWNQYYIWKSRTKNKLSPLFSYMAVMTMTLWFVATLGLAATVLLQFIPWSIGWVEKIDILISRTLFWYFGHPLVYFWLLPAYMCWYVVIPKIIGGKIFSDALARLSFVLFLLFSIPVGFHHQLLEPGIAHTWKFFQVVLTFMVIVPSLMTAFSMFAVFETAGRKKGTKGLFTWIKVLPWGDVRFFAPMMGMLIFIPAGAGGIINASHQLNQVIHNTLWVTGHFHLTVASTVALTFFGIGYWLIPHLTGRTLTSRMNKLGIVQTILWTVGMTIMSGAMHAVGLFGAPRRTSYTTYTGHPQAIDWIPYQIAMAIGGTILFLAIILLMYIVWFLAFKAPIGITEFPIGEVEEGALSTPAVLENWKLWVGISGALILIAYTIPFWHMIQHAPPGSPGYKFW; this is translated from the coding sequence ATGATAGATCGAAGAGACGCTAGTCTTAGTTTATCATTTCTGACAGTCAGTTTTGTTTCTCTTTTGATTGGAGCAATAGCGGGGTTGCTTCAGACATTTGTAAGGAGTGGAGCGTTTGAACTTCCTTTTTCTATAGGCTATTATCAATTATTAACCGCTCATGGTGTTTTGTTGGCACTCATTTTTACGACTTTTTTTATATTGGGTTTCTTGTATGCAGGAATAAGTAAAACGATGGGTACCTTGTACGATGTTCCAAGAAGAACGGGCTGGCTTGGATTTGTCATGATGACTTTTGGGACAATTTTAGCGACAGTCTTCATCCTGTTAAACAAAGCCACAGTCCTATACACGTTCTATGCGCCATTACAGGCATCCCCATGGTTTTATGTTGCTCTTGTTCATGTGGTAGTTGGCAGTTGGTTATGTGCATTCTCAATGTGGAACCAATATTATATTTGGAAAAGCAGAACGAAGAATAAGCTTTCTCCTCTATTCAGTTATATGGCAGTTATGACTATGACATTATGGTTTGTTGCAACTCTTGGTCTAGCTGCAACGGTACTTCTTCAATTTATTCCGTGGTCAATTGGTTGGGTAGAAAAGATTGATATTTTAATAAGCAGAACGCTTTTTTGGTATTTTGGACATCCGCTTGTTTATTTCTGGTTGCTTCCTGCTTATATGTGTTGGTATGTTGTCATACCCAAAATTATTGGTGGGAAAATATTTAGTGATGCTTTAGCTAGACTTTCGTTTGTTTTGTTTTTATTATTTAGTATTCCGGTAGGGTTTCACCATCAATTGCTTGAACCAGGTATTGCACACACGTGGAAGTTTTTCCAAGTCGTTTTAACATTCATGGTGATTGTGCCGTCATTAATGACAGCTTTCTCTATGTTTGCTGTCTTTGAGACGGCCGGTAGAAAAAAGGGAACTAAGGGATTGTTTACTTGGATCAAAGTATTGCCATGGGGTGATGTGCGTTTTTTTGCGCCGATGATGGGGATGCTGATTTTTATTCCGGCTGGTGCTGGTGGTATCATAAATGCTAGTCATCAGCTCAATCAAGTCATTCATAATACACTGTGGGTTACGGGGCATTTTCATTTAACTGTAGCCTCTACAGTTGCTCTTACTTTCTTTGGAATCGGTTATTGGTTGATTCCGCATTTAACTGGTCGTACGTTAACTTCAAGAATGAATAAATTAGGAATCGTTCAGACCATTCTCTGGACAGTAGGTATGACCATAATGTCAGGAGCTATGCATGCTGTAGGTCTTTTCGGTGCTCCAAGAAGAACTTCTTATACTACGTATACGGGTCATCCGCAAGCCATTGATTGGATTCCTTATCAGATCGCTATGGCTATTGGTGGTACTATCTTATTTTTAGCGATTATTCTATTAATGTATATCGTTTGGTTTTTAGCCTTCAAGGCTCCTATAGGAATCACAGAATTTCCGATTGGAGAAGTTGAGGAGGGTGCCTTATCAACTCCCGCTGTATTAGAGAACTGGAAACTTTGGGTTGGAATCAGTGGAGCGTTAATCCTTATCGCATATACCATTCCTTTCTGGCATATGATTCAACACGCGCCTCCGGGATCACCTGGATATAAATTTTGGTAA
- the nrdR gene encoding transcriptional regulator NrdR, which yields MRCPTCQHNGTKVLDSRPVHSGRSIRRRRECESCSYRFTTFETVEQTPLIIVKKGGEREEFSREKILRGLIKACEKRPVPLETLENIVDSIEKELRNSGASEVSSTAVGEQVMEHLSKTDEVAYVRFASVYRQFKDINVFIQELKELINKEER from the coding sequence ATGAGGTGTCCTACTTGCCAGCACAATGGAACGAAAGTGCTTGATTCAAGACCTGTACATAGCGGAAGATCCATTCGCCGCAGAAGGGAATGTGAATCTTGCAGCTATAGATTTACTACATTTGAAACGGTAGAACAAACACCGCTTATCATTGTTAAAAAGGGCGGGGAACGAGAAGAGTTCAGCCGTGAAAAGATCCTTAGAGGGCTTATTAAAGCTTGTGAAAAAAGGCCAGTCCCCTTGGAAACGCTTGAAAATATAGTGGATAGCATTGAAAAAGAATTGAGGAATTCAGGTGCATCTGAAGTTTCAAGTACAGCCGTTGGTGAACAGGTGATGGAACATCTGTCTAAAACGGATGAGGTTGCTTATGTAAGATTTGCCTCTGTTTATCGTCAATTCAAAGATATCAATGTTTTTATACAGGAATTGAAAGAACTAATTAACAAGGAGGAGCGTTAA
- a CDS encoding replication initiation and membrane attachment family protein, producing the protein MTVHFQEVVPVDTYSVQCKGMLHEIDHKVLTMLYQPLVGAFAHSLYMTLWCEGNMDRQTQKHQHLMNVTQFSLKDILSGRKKLEAIGLLKTFKKDGDSSREYIYELQLPLSPNAFFTDGFLSIYLFNRLGKAKFSEVRESFYISQTDVSDYKEVTASFSDVFTSLHPSEMSSKSYAEINENVLPKDVSLHEKGIHGKVVLSESTFDFEAMVNQISSFIVPKEVITPKLKEAIYKLAYIYQLQPMDMSKQIQNVYYSTGEISAESLRKEIQKWYRFEHEEGLPVLALKTQPVPLKALHGMQPQSKEEELIKYFEEVSPYRLLEDYSGTTPSEVDLKLVAYCMIDQNLTPGVTNVLLDYVLSENDMKLAKGLIERIASHWARKKAQTVIEAMTLARDEKRKYKEWQDKKVNSGSYNKGNKKSNVTVPDWLKQDKVSADPTGDANTDATEDENRRWLESLLNSSK; encoded by the coding sequence ATGACGGTACATTTTCAGGAAGTTGTGCCCGTTGATACGTATTCCGTCCAGTGCAAGGGTATGTTGCATGAAATAGATCATAAAGTTCTTACCATGCTATATCAGCCGTTGGTTGGCGCATTTGCACATAGTTTATACATGACATTATGGTGCGAAGGAAATATGGATCGGCAGACACAAAAACATCAGCACCTCATGAACGTGACTCAGTTCTCGTTAAAAGATATTTTGTCGGGAAGAAAGAAGCTAGAAGCGATCGGTCTCTTGAAGACGTTTAAAAAAGACGGTGATAGTTCCAGGGAGTACATTTATGAGCTTCAACTCCCGCTCTCGCCAAACGCGTTTTTTACAGATGGCTTTTTAAGTATATATCTCTTTAATCGATTGGGAAAAGCGAAGTTTAGTGAAGTTAGAGAATCCTTTTATATCTCCCAAACGGATGTGTCGGATTATAAAGAAGTGACCGCTTCGTTCAGTGATGTGTTTACTTCTTTGCATCCATCTGAAATGTCATCAAAGAGTTATGCAGAGATTAACGAAAACGTTCTTCCAAAAGATGTCTCTTTACATGAAAAAGGCATTCATGGGAAAGTTGTACTAAGTGAATCTACCTTTGATTTTGAAGCGATGGTGAATCAGATTTCATCATTTATCGTACCTAAAGAGGTGATCACTCCAAAATTAAAGGAAGCCATCTATAAGCTGGCATACATCTATCAGTTACAACCGATGGATATGAGTAAGCAGATTCAGAACGTATATTATTCCACAGGAGAAATTTCTGCAGAGAGCTTAAGGAAAGAAATTCAGAAATGGTATCGCTTTGAACATGAAGAAGGTCTACCGGTTCTAGCGTTAAAAACGCAACCAGTACCATTAAAGGCTCTTCATGGGATGCAACCTCAATCAAAAGAAGAAGAACTTATTAAATACTTTGAAGAAGTGTCACCGTATCGATTATTAGAAGATTATTCAGGTACTACTCCTTCAGAAGTGGATTTAAAACTCGTTGCTTATTGTATGATTGATCAGAATCTAACACCAGGCGTTACGAATGTTCTTTTGGATTACGTTCTATCTGAGAATGATATGAAGCTTGCAAAAGGGTTGATCGAACGGATTGCTTCACATTGGGCTAGAAAAAAAGCTCAAACGGTCATAGAGGCAATGACATTAGCACGTGATGAAAAACGGAAATATAAAGAATGGCAAGACAAAAAGGTGAATTCGGGTTCTTATAATAAAGGAAATAAAAAGAGTAACGTAACGGTTCCTGATTGGCTGAAACAGGATAAAGTGTCTGCTGATCCGACCGGTGATGCGAACACAGATGCTACAGAGGATGAGAACCGTAGATGGCTTGAGAGTTTGTTAAATAGTTCGAAATAA
- the speD gene encoding adenosylmethionine decarboxylase, with amino-acid sequence MDTMGRHVIAELWGCDSEKLNDMKFIEETFVDAALKAGAEIREVAFHKFAPHGVSGVVIISESHLTIHSFPEHGYASIDVYTCGDRIDPNVAADYISEALGAKKRENLEVPRGMGPISVAKSKVTAQ; translated from the coding sequence ATGGATACAATGGGAAGACACGTAATTGCTGAGTTATGGGGTTGTGATTCTGAAAAACTAAATGACATGAAATTTATTGAAGAGACATTCGTTGACGCTGCATTGAAAGCAGGTGCAGAAATTCGTGAGGTTGCTTTTCATAAATTTGCTCCACATGGAGTAAGTGGAGTTGTTATTATTTCTGAATCTCATCTAACTATTCACAGTTTTCCTGAGCATGGTTATGCAAGTATTGATGTATATACGTGTGGAGATCGAATCGATCCTAACGTAGCTGCTGATTACATTTCTGAGGCACTTGGCGCTAAGAAGCGCGAAAACTTGGAAGTTCCTCGTGGAATGGGTCCAATTTCTGTTGCCAAATCAAAAGTTACTGCTCAATAA
- a CDS encoding cytosolic protein: protein MFRKLQNLMENHAETSEQHVDERLRTHYFKANKPEVMKVIKQILEENTNFDELGFSEERGEVTFEVRQPKSAFVVISVVTVRANRTAVDLNVSTESALPFNFGNNQRLIVNIYEILKEKLTFVGTSMAEKL, encoded by the coding sequence ATGTTTAGAAAACTTCAAAATCTAATGGAAAATCATGCGGAAACGAGTGAACAGCATGTGGACGAAAGACTTAGAACCCATTATTTTAAAGCTAATAAACCAGAAGTAATGAAAGTAATCAAACAGATCCTTGAGGAAAACACAAATTTTGATGAGTTAGGTTTTTCTGAAGAAAGGGGAGAAGTTACGTTTGAAGTTAGACAGCCTAAGAGTGCGTTTGTTGTTATTAGCGTAGTAACAGTTAGAGCAAATCGAACTGCTGTAGATCTGAACGTTTCAACTGAATCCGCGCTTCCTTTTAATTTTGGCAACAATCAAAGACTAATCGTAAATATTTATGAGATCTTAAAAGAAAAACTAACGTTTGTAGGGACATCAATGGCTGAAAAATTGTAG
- a CDS encoding cytochrome c oxidase subunit II — MHIHKYEKIWLWAGAACLTLFLLIVGVSAFAMGDQPPSHMETIDPEKVVVTAPFDKPGLTRVGEKQYEAVMLAQAFTYTPSKMSVPKGSTVHFKVTSTDVVHGFEIPATNVNMMVTPGYVSKISYTFKKPGKYLILCNEYCGAGHQVMAVTLEVTA, encoded by the coding sequence ATGCATATTCATAAGTACGAGAAAATCTGGTTATGGGCTGGTGCAGCGTGTCTAACCCTCTTTTTATTAATCGTAGGAGTATCAGCATTTGCTATGGGTGATCAGCCTCCTAGTCATATGGAAACGATCGACCCGGAAAAAGTTGTCGTTACAGCTCCTTTTGATAAGCCAGGTCTAACGAGGGTAGGAGAAAAGCAATATGAGGCGGTTATGCTTGCACAAGCATTTACTTACACACCTTCAAAAATGTCGGTACCAAAAGGTTCGACTGTTCACTTTAAAGTCACGAGTACAGATGTAGTTCATGGTTTTGAGATTCCAGCAACAAACGTAAATATGATGGTTACTCCAGGATACGTGAGCAAAATCTCGTACACTTTTAAAAAACCAGGTAAATATCTTATTCTATGCAATGAATATTGTGGAGCAGGACATCAGGTCATGGCAGTTACGTTGGAGGTGACGGCATGA
- the dnaI gene encoding primosomal protein DnaI yields MESIKESVKNMPGFDKFQERFERMKQEVLTDPGVMRFLRENPDISDVHAEKLLSSFYTFKNEQHACRNCPGLDNCPNLMQGYRSELTKVRQTVELRYKPCELKIIDEQKKSMTSLIKSYFIPKEILEARFDRLYKHSIDETRRNAISKAYEFVQMAGSGHQAKGIYFYGKFGVGKTYLLGAIANGLAEKGVHSLIIHTPEFLREMKSSLSDGTFDSKMELLKTVPVLMLDDLGAENMTNWVRDEIIGVILQYRMMEKLPTLYTSNCDYDMLQQHLSYSQKGGLDELKALRIMERIKHLSTPIFMGGNKNFREDY; encoded by the coding sequence ATGGAATCCATAAAGGAATCTGTTAAAAATATGCCGGGGTTTGATAAGTTTCAGGAAAGATTTGAGCGAATGAAACAAGAAGTACTTACAGACCCAGGAGTCATGCGTTTTCTAAGAGAGAACCCTGACATATCAGATGTCCATGCGGAAAAATTATTGTCCAGTTTTTACACCTTTAAGAACGAACAGCATGCTTGCCGCAATTGTCCTGGTTTAGATAACTGTCCGAATCTCATGCAAGGGTATCGATCTGAACTAACGAAAGTTAGACAAACGGTAGAACTAAGATACAAACCTTGTGAACTAAAGATTATCGACGAACAAAAGAAATCCATGACTTCATTGATTAAGAGCTACTTTATACCGAAAGAGATTCTCGAAGCGAGATTTGATCGTTTGTATAAGCATAGTATTGATGAAACAAGACGTAATGCGATCTCGAAGGCTTATGAATTTGTCCAGATGGCAGGTTCGGGCCATCAGGCAAAAGGAATTTACTTCTATGGAAAGTTTGGCGTTGGTAAAACGTATCTTTTAGGTGCTATCGCGAATGGTTTAGCTGAAAAGGGTGTTCATTCTTTGATCATTCATACACCAGAGTTTCTTCGTGAAATGAAATCTTCCTTATCTGACGGAACATTTGATTCGAAGATGGAATTGTTAAAGACTGTTCCAGTGCTAATGCTTGATGATCTTGGTGCGGAGAATATGACGAATTGGGTCAGGGATGAGATCATTGGAGTCATCCTTCAATATCGAATGATGGAAAAACTGCCTACTCTATACACATCAAATTGTGATTATGATATGCTGCAGCAGCATCTATCGTATTCTCAGAAAGGTGGACTTGATGAATTGAAGGCTCTTAGAATCATGGAGCGTATCAAACACTTGAGTACTCCGATTTTTATGGGTGGAAATAAAAACTTTAGAGAAGATTATTAA
- a CDS encoding Crp/Fnr family transcriptional regulator, whose amino-acid sequence MIKLTLVIRVVDYNGSENSGEGLMMGACMQQSNFCSYQNTDIFSKQTFQYLESIMHSKKVEKDHYLFVDNDPADRLYYLRKGQIKITKMNEEGKELVLYIFQEGDLIGELGNSLNSLYNYSARATRGCDVGVIQQKDLERMISQHGEVAVEFMRWMSNMHAITRSKFRDLMLYGKKGALCSTLIRLANSYGIMKQEGIVLSERFTNTDLAELIGTSRETVNRMLNQLKKDGAITFKDGTFTIISLEYLKTACSCEDCPIEICRI is encoded by the coding sequence GTGATAAAACTCACACTCGTTATACGTGTTGTGGATTATAATGGAAGTGAGAATAGCGGGGAGGGTTTAATGATGGGAGCCTGCATGCAACAATCAAATTTTTGTTCGTATCAGAATACTGATATCTTCTCAAAACAAACATTTCAATACTTAGAAAGCATCATGCATTCAAAAAAAGTAGAGAAAGATCATTATTTGTTTGTAGATAACGATCCTGCTGATCGGTTGTATTATTTAAGGAAAGGTCAAATTAAAATTACGAAGATGAATGAAGAGGGAAAAGAGCTCGTATTGTATATTTTTCAAGAAGGAGATCTAATTGGTGAGTTAGGAAATTCATTGAACTCGCTTTACAATTATAGTGCTAGAGCCACTAGAGGGTGCGATGTTGGAGTTATTCAGCAAAAAGACCTTGAAAGAATGATCTCTCAACATGGTGAAGTCGCTGTTGAATTTATGAGATGGATGAGTAATATGCATGCCATCACACGGTCGAAGTTCAGAGATCTAATGTTATACGGGAAAAAAGGAGCCCTGTGTTCAACCTTAATAAGGCTTGCAAATTCATATGGCATTATGAAGCAAGAAGGAATTGTTCTTTCTGAACGATTTACAAATACAGATCTAGCAGAACTCATAGGAACATCAAGGGAAACGGTAAACCGTATGTTAAATCAGTTAAAGAAAGACGGTGCTATTACGTTTAAAGACGGGACGTTTACTATTATTTCATTAGAATACTTGAAAACAGCTTGCAGCTGTGAAGACTGTCCCATTGAGATATGCAGAATATAG
- the mqnC gene encoding cyclic dehypoxanthinyl futalosine synthase: MSIESILQKALDGERLSVEDAVKLYESDEVERMGEVADIIMKRWHPEPITTFVIGRNVNYTNFCDTYCRFCAFYRAPGSSEGYVLDDEVIFQKIQETVDVGGTEILMQGGTNPNLPFSYYTDLLREIKKRFDITMHSFSPAEVWKMVEVSGLSLEEVLRELKEAGLDSLPGGGAEILDDRTRKKISRLKGSWTEWIDCMKTAKKVGLHSTATMVIGFGETFEERALHLQRVRDAQDETDCFLAFISWTFQPDNTNMKAEKTTPREYLKNVAISRIFLDNIPNFQSSWVTMGPEVGKKSLHYGCNDFGSTMMEENVVSAAGTTHKVNTNLTLRLIREAGKIPAQRNTKYETLRVFEDEEKAEKDFVMQN, from the coding sequence ATGAGTATAGAATCTATTTTACAAAAAGCTTTAGATGGCGAACGTTTATCGGTAGAAGATGCCGTTAAACTTTATGAAAGTGATGAAGTAGAACGCATGGGAGAAGTTGCGGATATTATTATGAAAAGGTGGCATCCTGAACCGATTACCACATTTGTAATTGGCCGCAACGTAAACTATACAAATTTTTGTGATACATATTGCAGGTTCTGCGCGTTCTATAGAGCACCAGGAAGCAGCGAAGGTTATGTGTTGGATGATGAAGTGATCTTCCAAAAGATACAAGAGACAGTTGATGTAGGTGGTACAGAAATTCTCATGCAAGGTGGAACAAATCCTAACTTGCCATTCAGCTACTATACGGACTTATTAAGAGAGATCAAAAAGCGCTTTGATATCACGATGCATTCATTTTCTCCAGCAGAAGTATGGAAGATGGTTGAAGTATCTGGCCTGTCTCTAGAGGAAGTGCTTCGGGAACTAAAAGAAGCGGGACTTGATTCCCTTCCAGGCGGAGGCGCAGAAATTTTAGATGACCGCACCCGTAAGAAGATTAGCAGACTTAAAGGCTCGTGGACAGAGTGGATCGATTGTATGAAAACAGCTAAAAAAGTTGGACTTCATTCTACAGCTACGATGGTCATTGGATTTGGAGAAACATTCGAAGAACGTGCACTTCATTTACAACGTGTTCGTGATGCACAAGATGAGACGGATTGTTTCTTAGCTTTTATCTCTTGGACATTCCAGCCGGATAACACGAATATGAAGGCGGAAAAAACAACTCCTAGAGAATATTTGAAGAATGTTGCGATCTCTCGAATCTTCCTAGATAACATTCCTAACTTCCAATCATCATGGGTTACGATGGGTCCTGAGGTTGGTAAAAAATCTCTTCACTATGGCTGTAATGACTTTGGCAGTACGATGATGGAAGAGAACGTTGTGTCAGCAGCTGGAACGACTCACAAAGTAAACACTAACTTAACATTAAGACTAATTCGTGAAGCAGGTAAGATTCCGGCACAACGAAATACAAAATACGAAACACTACGTGTGTTTGAAGATGAAGAAAAAGCTGAAAAAGATTTTGTGATGCAAAACTAA
- a CDS encoding amino acid ABC transporter permease, whose protein sequence is MEYSLQIISDYMPLFLKGTWVTVQLSFLAILFGTILGLFIGLGKMVKNPFIHLPCMWYISFFRGTPLLVQILLIHSALMPLFMKPPNVFISSVLALSLNAAAYIAEIFRAGIQSIDRGQMEAARSLGMNHVQAMKHVILPQASRRMIPPLGNEFIVLIKDSSLVSIIATPELMYYARAMMGQYYRPWEPYMTAALMYLILTLGMAFILSRIERKFVY, encoded by the coding sequence ATGGAATACTCTTTACAGATTATCAGTGATTACATGCCTTTGTTCTTAAAAGGAACATGGGTAACTGTACAATTATCATTTTTAGCGATTCTATTTGGTACGATTTTAGGATTATTCATCGGACTCGGCAAAATGGTGAAGAACCCGTTCATTCATCTTCCTTGCATGTGGTATATTAGTTTTTTCCGAGGTACTCCGTTACTCGTTCAGATCCTATTGATCCATTCAGCACTCATGCCGCTCTTTATGAAGCCACCAAACGTGTTCATTTCGAGCGTCCTAGCTCTTTCTCTTAATGCCGCTGCTTATATTGCAGAGATATTTAGAGCAGGAATTCAGTCGATCGATAGAGGGCAGATGGAGGCGGCGCGCTCACTCGGTATGAATCATGTACAAGCTATGAAACATGTTATCCTGCCACAGGCATCTAGAAGAATGATTCCTCCTCTTGGCAACGAGTTTATTGTACTGATCAAAGATTCATCACTCGTTTCAATTATTGCTACCCCTGAATTGATGTATTATGCGAGAGCGATGATGGGTCAATATTATCGACCTTGGGAGCCATACATGACAGCCGCTTTAATGTACTTAATCTTGACCCTAGGCATGGCGTTTATCTTATCAAGAATCGAGCGTAAATTTGTTTATTGA
- a CDS encoding basic amino acid ABC transporter substrate-binding protein: protein MKRKFKMGLIGLSAAFLVACGSTDSGSGSGEKLTVGTDAAYAPFESLDGEKIVGFDVDLLDAVMKEAGLDYELKNKGWDPLFIALQNEEVDAGISAITINDERKKSYDFSSPYFESINMILAKEGTSIKSAKDLEGMKVSVQNGTTGQEALEKMFGKSENIKKYENNVLAIQALLNGEVEAVVADNAVVQEYEKNNPDKKLVTISDKENFESEFYGIIFPKDGEHQDEINKAMKKIIDDGKYAEIYKKWFGEEPNVDVLKQ, encoded by the coding sequence ATGAAACGAAAATTTAAAATGGGACTAATAGGTTTATCTGCTGCGTTCCTAGTTGCTTGCGGAAGCACTGATTCAGGATCAGGATCTGGTGAAAAACTGACGGTGGGAACCGATGCAGCATATGCCCCCTTTGAATCCTTAGACGGTGAAAAGATTGTAGGGTTCGACGTGGATCTGCTTGATGCCGTGATGAAGGAAGCAGGACTAGATTATGAATTAAAAAATAAAGGCTGGGACCCGTTATTTATAGCTCTTCAGAATGAAGAAGTAGATGCAGGAATCTCTGCCATTACGATTAATGACGAACGTAAGAAAAGTTATGACTTTTCCTCACCATACTTTGAATCGATTAACATGATTTTAGCGAAAGAAGGAACATCGATTAAAAGTGCAAAGGACTTAGAGGGAATGAAGGTTAGTGTGCAGAACGGAACTACCGGTCAAGAGGCACTTGAAAAAATGTTTGGTAAGAGTGAAAACATAAAGAAATACGAAAACAATGTATTAGCGATACAAGCACTATTAAACGGTGAAGTAGAAGCAGTTGTTGCAGATAATGCCGTAGTGCAAGAATATGAAAAGAATAATCCAGATAAAAAGCTAGTGACAATCAGCGATAAAGAAAATTTTGAGAGTGAATTTTACGGAATCATCTTCCCTAAAGATGGTGAACATCAAGATGAGATAAACAAAGCGATGAAGAAAATCATCGATGATGGGAAATATGCTGAGATCTATAAAAAATGGTTTGGTGAAGAACCAAATGTAGATGTGCTGAAACAATAA
- the ytxC gene encoding sporulation protein YtxC has protein sequence MVAIAFSHPSDGIAVLKKMIRMAAEHKINPSFAKLSEASSKILELHIHERKTFILDVLTEFTRNKVEDICLKEMIEQAFCYSDSAEQKEILSITKSIILGEIEGIPDVKHLPSLNELIRRQWESILDSKTDFLEFESFIKFRLKDYLATLLKIVECAIDEYKLELEYQMFVEQLRTCLTKQRTFTSADIVIIFEQEQVLLFDEHRNQLTHTELMMFHEKALRLTNVTNLDERLLGPLVGISPNSARIYAYDMDHPLLQTVKNIFQEKVTIKPIEGMSYKEHRSYRKKKS, from the coding sequence TTGGTCGCGATTGCTTTTTCACACCCATCAGATGGTATAGCTGTTTTGAAAAAAATGATCAGAATGGCAGCTGAGCATAAAATAAACCCTTCCTTTGCCAAATTATCTGAAGCTTCTTCAAAAATTCTTGAACTGCACATACATGAGAGAAAAACGTTCATATTGGATGTGTTAACAGAATTTACTCGAAACAAAGTAGAGGATATTTGTTTGAAGGAAATGATTGAACAAGCATTTTGTTACAGCGATTCAGCAGAGCAAAAAGAGATCTTATCTATCACAAAAAGTATCATACTTGGTGAGATCGAAGGGATACCTGATGTCAAACATCTCCCAAGCTTAAATGAGTTGATCCGAAGACAATGGGAATCAATTCTGGATTCTAAAACAGACTTCTTAGAATTTGAATCATTCATTAAATTTAGGTTGAAGGATTACTTAGCAACCTTACTGAAGATCGTAGAGTGTGCCATTGATGAGTACAAGCTAGAACTAGAGTACCAAATGTTCGTGGAGCAGTTAAGGACATGCTTAACGAAACAAAGAACATTTACTTCAGCTGATATCGTCATTATTTTTGAACAAGAGCAAGTACTCCTTTTTGATGAACATCGAAATCAGTTAACTCATACTGAACTGATGATGTTTCATGAAAAAGCCCTTAGACTAACGAATGTAACGAATCTGGATGAAAGACTTCTAGGCCCTTTAGTCGGAATCTCACCAAATTCCGCCAGGATCTATGCATATGATATGGACCATCCATTGCTTCAAACGGTGAAGAATATCTTTCAAGAAAAAGTAACAATCAAACCGATTGAGGGGATGTCGTACAAAGAACATCGATCCTATCGTAAAAAAAAGTCATAA
- a CDS encoding cytochrome c oxidase subunit 2A, whose translation MPEIQRNIKNEIPVKKEKDLLGTLLSVMGVGLFIVLSWGAIYLLYLSR comes from the coding sequence ATGCCTGAGATTCAAAGGAACATAAAGAATGAAATCCCAGTAAAAAAAGAAAAGGATTTGCTTGGTACTCTTTTGTCAGTCATGGGTGTAGGGTTATTTATCGTATTATCATGGGGTGCAATTTATTTGCTTTATCTATCACGTTAG